AATTTCATGTGAAAACCGGGGAATGCATAATCTTGCATCAGCGTGTGTCCCCCTCGCTATCTTATATTGTATGTTATTGGGATTGAGTTCAACAAACAGTGTTAAAATACAGGAACCGACTATGCAGGAAAACACTAAGCAGGTGTACGTTGTAGACGATGATGAGATCTTTCATTTCATCCTGAAAAAGATGTTGGAACAAAAAGCCGACAATCTGGAGATCACCAGCTTCCTCTGTGCAGAAGATGCCCTGGCCCAGTTACAGGACCAGCCGCAATACATGCTGCCTAACTTAATCATCCTGGACATGAACATGCAACGTATGAATGGCTGGGATTTCATAGAAGCCTATAAGACTATCAAACCGAGCCTCAGTCAACATATTCCCATCATCATGTGCTCATCATCTATGGACATGAGGGATATGCAAAAAGTACAGCGCACGCCGGAGCTAATGGCCTACATCACCAAGCCCTTAGATCCGATGAAGATGAAAGTGATTACTGATGTACTTGCCTGAGGCCACCGAATCAGATTATGGAATGGACAATACAATAAAAAAACGCCGGCGTTCTGCCGGCGTTTCTCTTTATATCCTAATGTGATTAAGCTAATTGTACTTTCCCTCCATACATTTCTTCTCTCATCGCTTTCACTCTTTCATCTGCCAGGTATTCGTCGAAGGACATCAGCCTGTCAATGACACCCTTAGGGGTCAGTTCGATGATACGATTCGCTACTGACTGCATAAACGTATGGTCATGGGTAGTGAAGAGTACCACACCCTTGAAGTTGATCATGCTTTCGTTGAATGACTGAATACTTTCCAGGTCCAGGTGGTTCGTAGGCTCATCCAGCACTACTACGTTTGGATCCTGCAGCATCATACGGCTGGTCATACAACGAACTTTTTCACCTCCGCTCAGTACACTGGTCTTCTTCATGATCTCATCACCGCTGAACAGCATCTTACCCAGGAAACCACGCAGGAACGGCTCATCCACATCTGTTACGTGTGGTGGCACGAACTGACGCAGCCAGTCCATCAGGTTAATGTTCTGGTCAGTAAAGAACTGTGCGTTATCGTTTGGCAGATAAGCAGTGGTAACGGTTGTACCCCATTCAAATTTACCGCTATCAGCCGTATCTTCCCCATTGATGATTTCGAAGAATGTACTCAGCGCCACGTGATCCTTAGACAGGAAAGCGATCTTATCGCCCTTGTTCACAGTAAACGTAATATCGCTGAACAATTTGTTGCCTTCGATAGATTTCTGCAGTTTCTCTACATTCAGGATCTGGTTACCCACCTCACGCTGTTGCTTGAAGATAATACCCGGATACTTACGGTTAGAAGGCTGAATATCCTCGATCACCAGTTTTTCCAGGGCTTTCTTACGGGAGGTAGCCTGTTTACTTTTAGAAGCGTTCGCACTGAATCGGGCAATGAAGTCCATCAGGTCCTTACGCTTATCTTCCATTTTCTTATTCTTATCGGCAATCTGGCGGGCCATCAACTGGGAAGACTCGTACCAGAAGGTATAGTTACCGGAAAAGATCTGGATCTTGGCACGGTCAACGTCTGCAACGTGGGTACACACAGCATCCAGGAAGTGACGGTCATGGGATACCACGATCACGATATTT
This window of the Chitinophaga sancti genome carries:
- a CDS encoding response regulator — encoded protein: MQENTKQVYVVDDDEIFHFILKKMLEQKADNLEITSFLCAEDALAQLQDQPQYMLPNLIILDMNMQRMNGWDFIEAYKTIKPSLSQHIPIIMCSSSMDMRDMQKVQRTPELMAYITKPLDPMKMKVITDVLA
- a CDS encoding ABC-F family ATP-binding cassette domain-containing protein — its product is MISVKNVSLSFGKRVLFDEVNLNFTKGNCYGVIGANGAGKSTFLKILSGEIDPTKGTVEITPGERMSVLKQNHFEFDEVTVLNTVLMGNKKLWEIAHERDSIYAKEDFTEEDGMRAGELEAEYGEMGGYTAESDAGTLLGDLGVSADLHAVLMKDLSGSLKVRVLLAQALFGNPDILLLDEPTNHLDVETIGWLENFLADYENIVIVVSHDRHFLDAVCTHVADVDRAKIQIFSGNYTFWYESSQLMARQIADKNKKMEDKRKDLMDFIARFSANASKSKQATSRKKALEKLVIEDIQPSNRKYPGIIFKQQREVGNQILNVEKLQKSIEGNKLFSDITFTVNKGDKIAFLSKDHVALSTFFEIINGEDTADSGKFEWGTTVTTAYLPNDNAQFFTDQNINLMDWLRQFVPPHVTDVDEPFLRGFLGKMLFSGDEIMKKTSVLSGGEKVRCMTSRMMLQDPNVVVLDEPTNHLDLESIQSFNESMINFKGVVLFTTHDHTFMQSVANRIIELTPKGVIDRLMSFDEYLADERVKAMREEMYGGKVQLA